From the genome of Variovorax sp. RA8, one region includes:
- a CDS encoding DUF1800 domain-containing protein, with product MVEDLATDRAGAIDEPLRAPEAFAESSPAATTGLRNPLPLSAALAAAAALAACGGGGGGGGGGGFAGLGIGNNGGSSGDTVQAGTLTPLASTPSAQTYVYSQAKTDDEAARFLLQAQFSASEAEIAAVRAQGYLPWLGEQMDRAPTQTGWAWIASKPHGAVNTDDMIWNQLMTSADGVRKRLALALSEIFVVSANDISSNWTAYMFAQYWDMLVAGVTGNFRQLLENVTLNPAMGYYLNTKGNQKENAQGRQPDENYAREVMQLMSIGLYQLNADGSVKAGADGTPLETYAQDDVTSLARVFTGYDLDIPAAERNAFTPPGESYTIESNAWTQRPMALTASRHSMLEARFLGTTVPANTEGKAALKIALDTLFNHSNVGPFIGRQLIQRLVTSNPSAAYVKRVSDVFADNGAGVRGDMKSVFAAVLLDNEARSPAGLADPNFGHLREPMLRLVQWGRTFGAGSAAGTWKIGNRSDAASSLGQSPLRSPSVFNFFRPGYVPPSSAMADAKLVAPEFQLVNETSVGGYLNFMQNVVPNGFNGRDVIASYAAEKALVLDPAALVRRLNLLMAANQLDAGTVELITNALATPAVTATSSDTLKNNRVYAAVLMVMAAPGYLVQK from the coding sequence ATGGTGGAAGATCTAGCGACCGATCGCGCCGGAGCGATCGACGAGCCGCTGCGCGCGCCTGAAGCGTTTGCAGAAAGCAGCCCAGCGGCCACGACCGGACTGCGCAACCCCCTGCCGCTGTCGGCTGCGCTGGCCGCCGCGGCGGCGCTCGCGGCCTGCGGCGGTGGCGGTGGCGGTGGCGGTGGCGGCGGTTTCGCCGGGTTGGGCATCGGCAACAACGGTGGCAGCAGCGGCGACACGGTCCAGGCCGGCACCCTGACCCCCCTGGCCAGCACGCCGAGCGCACAAACCTACGTTTACAGCCAGGCCAAGACCGACGACGAGGCTGCGCGCTTCCTGCTGCAGGCCCAGTTCTCCGCCTCCGAGGCCGAGATCGCCGCGGTGCGCGCCCAGGGCTACCTGCCCTGGCTCGGTGAGCAGATGGACCGGGCGCCGACGCAGACCGGCTGGGCGTGGATCGCGAGCAAGCCCCACGGCGCCGTCAACACAGACGACATGATCTGGAACCAGCTCATGACCTCGGCCGACGGCGTACGCAAGCGCCTGGCGCTGGCCCTTTCCGAGATCTTCGTGGTCTCGGCCAACGACATCAGCTCCAACTGGACTGCCTACATGTTCGCCCAGTACTGGGACATGCTGGTCGCGGGCGTCACCGGCAACTTCCGCCAGCTGCTGGAGAACGTGACGCTCAACCCCGCGATGGGCTACTACCTCAACACCAAGGGCAACCAGAAGGAGAACGCCCAGGGCCGCCAGCCGGACGAGAACTACGCGCGCGAGGTCATGCAGCTCATGAGCATCGGCCTCTACCAGCTCAATGCCGACGGCTCGGTCAAGGCCGGCGCCGACGGCACACCCCTGGAGACCTACGCGCAGGACGACGTCACCAGCCTGGCACGCGTGTTCACCGGCTACGACCTCGACATCCCCGCCGCCGAGCGCAACGCCTTCACGCCGCCGGGCGAGAGCTACACCATCGAGAGCAATGCCTGGACCCAGCGGCCCATGGCGCTCACTGCCTCGCGCCATTCGATGCTGGAGGCCAGGTTCCTCGGCACCACCGTGCCCGCCAACACCGAGGGCAAGGCCGCGCTCAAGATCGCGCTGGACACGCTGTTCAACCATTCCAATGTCGGGCCCTTCATTGGCCGGCAACTGATCCAGCGCCTGGTCACCAGCAACCCGAGCGCGGCCTACGTGAAGCGCGTGTCCGATGTCTTCGCCGACAACGGCGCCGGCGTGCGCGGCGACATGAAGAGCGTGTTCGCCGCAGTGCTGCTCGACAACGAGGCGCGCAGCCCCGCGGGTCTCGCGGACCCGAACTTTGGCCACCTGCGCGAGCCGATGCTGCGGCTGGTGCAGTGGGGGCGCACCTTCGGCGCCGGCTCCGCGGCCGGCACCTGGAAGATCGGCAACCGCTCCGACGCGGCGAGCTCGCTGGGCCAGAGCCCGCTGCGCTCGCCCTCGGTCTTCAACTTCTTCCGCCCCGGCTATGTGCCGCCGTCCAGCGCGATGGCGGATGCCAAGCTGGTCGCGCCCGAGTTCCAACTGGTCAACGAGACCAGCGTAGGCGGTTATCTCAACTTCATGCAGAACGTGGTGCCCAACGGCTTCAATGGCAGGGACGTGATCGCGAGCTACGCCGCCGAGAAGGCGCTGGTGCTCGATCCGGCCGCGCTGGTGCGCCGCCTCAACCTGCTGATGGCGGCCAACCAGCTCGACGCCGGCACCGTCGAGCTGATCACCAACGCCCTGGCCACGCCGGCCGTCACCGCGACCAGCAGCGACACCCTCAAGAACAACCGGGTGTACGCCGCCGTGCTCATGGTGATGGCCGCGCCGGGCTACCTGGTCCAGAAATAA
- the pyrF gene encoding orotidine-5'-phosphate decarboxylase, with the protein MIFLDKLRAAERRNGSLLCVGLDPEPARFPARLKGDAGKIYDFCAAIVDATADLVIAFKPQIAYFAAYRAEDQLEKLMEHLRRNAPHVPVILDAKRGDIGSTAEQYAREAFERYGADAVTLSPFMGFDSVEPYLRHEGKGAFLLCRTSNPGGDDLQAQRLAGVEGQPFLYEHIAKLVQGPWNLNGQLGLVVGATYPAEIERVRALAPTVPLLIPGIGAQGGDAIATVRAGWRADAPIVVSSSRAICYASAGEDFAKAARDEAIRTRDRLEQAKN; encoded by the coding sequence ATGATCTTCCTGGACAAGCTGCGCGCCGCCGAGCGCCGCAACGGCTCGCTGCTGTGCGTGGGCCTCGACCCCGAACCCGCGAGGTTCCCCGCCCGGCTGAAGGGCGACGCCGGCAAGATCTACGACTTCTGTGCCGCCATCGTCGACGCCACGGCCGACCTGGTGATCGCCTTCAAGCCGCAGATCGCCTACTTCGCCGCATACCGCGCCGAGGATCAGCTCGAAAAGCTGATGGAGCACCTGCGCCGCAACGCTCCCCACGTGCCGGTGATCCTCGACGCCAAGCGCGGCGACATCGGCTCCACCGCCGAGCAGTACGCACGCGAGGCCTTCGAGCGCTACGGCGCCGATGCTGTCACGCTCTCGCCCTTCATGGGCTTCGATTCGGTCGAGCCCTACCTGCGCCACGAAGGCAAGGGCGCCTTCCTGCTGTGCCGCACCAGCAATCCGGGCGGCGACGACTTGCAGGCCCAGCGCCTCGCCGGCGTGGAAGGGCAGCCCTTCCTGTATGAACACATCGCGAAGCTGGTGCAGGGCCCCTGGAACCTGAACGGGCAGCTGGGCCTGGTGGTCGGTGCCACCTATCCGGCCGAGATCGAGCGAGTTCGCGCGCTGGCGCCGACCGTGCCGCTCCTGATTCCCGGCATCGGCGCCCAGGGCGGCGATGCGATCGCCACGGTGCGCGCTGGCTGGCGCGCCGATGCGCCGATCGTGGTCAGTTCCTCGCGCGCCATTTGTTACGCGTCGGCCGGCGAGGACTTCGCCAAGGCCGCACGGGACGAGGCCATTCGTACTCGCGACCGACTCGAGCAAGCCAAGAACTGA
- a CDS encoding uracil-DNA glycosylase family protein, which produces MNGTLNLDARQRAMLDEMGIKLWWPAAAPVGTPVTVEAPAPHSATEEAVAAPVAVRAVVPAPPPISAPPAAARPSAAPSGASVLIEATRHLYGPETEGGWLIVADMPPELDGRHGEPFSGDAGRLFEAMLRALQLHGGAAPVRLMRTHRGVASGQPGSPRPIAEGLADAAPAPQVVLAMGPLAAQSLLQSGEPLGRLRGQPARVAMPGWEKVPVVVTYHPAYLLRNPADKARAWADLCLAAAQLPPTPN; this is translated from the coding sequence ATGAACGGTACGCTGAACCTGGACGCGCGGCAGCGCGCGATGCTCGACGAGATGGGCATCAAGCTCTGGTGGCCCGCCGCGGCGCCTGTCGGCACGCCGGTGACGGTGGAGGCGCCTGCCCCGCACAGCGCAACCGAGGAAGCCGTCGCTGCGCCGGTGGCCGTCCGCGCCGTGGTGCCGGCGCCGCCGCCGATCTCCGCGCCCCCTGCCGCGGCCCGCCCGTCGGCCGCGCCCTCCGGCGCGAGCGTGCTGATCGAGGCCACCCGCCATCTCTACGGCCCCGAGACGGAGGGCGGCTGGCTGATCGTCGCCGACATGCCGCCCGAGCTCGACGGCCGCCATGGCGAGCCCTTCTCCGGGGATGCCGGCCGCCTGTTCGAGGCCATGCTGCGCGCGCTGCAACTGCATGGCGGCGCCGCGCCCGTGCGCCTGATGCGCACTCACCGCGGCGTGGCCTCGGGCCAGCCGGGCAGCCCGCGTCCCATCGCCGAGGGATTGGCCGATGCGGCGCCGGCGCCGCAGGTGGTGCTGGCGATGGGACCGCTGGCCGCGCAGAGCCTGCTGCAAAGCGGCGAGCCGCTCGGGCGGCTGCGGGGCCAGCCCGCGCGCGTCGCCATGCCGGGGTGGGAGAAGGTCCCCGTCGTCGTGACCTACCACCCGGCCTACCTGCTGCGCAATCCGGCCGACAAGGCGCGCGCCTGGGCCGACCTGTGCCTGGCCGCCGCGCAGTTGCCGCCGACGCCGAACTGA
- the rimI gene encoding ribosomal protein S18-alanine N-acetyltransferase — translation MSAVLQPREARLEPITLERIPAVCAIERSAYTHPWTPANFSDSMIAGYHCQCLVAPAAVPDEAATARRPRALWGRRAAQAGVETLIGYFVAMKGVDEVHLLNITVAPAFQGQGWAPLMLEALSGWSRGQNAQWLWLEVRASNLRALAIYERHGFRRVGMRKGYYPADGHAREDAVVMSLRLNESSSAWGSLK, via the coding sequence ATGAGCGCAGTCCTTCAGCCACGTGAAGCCCGCCTCGAACCGATCACGCTCGAGCGGATCCCGGCCGTGTGCGCGATCGAACGCAGCGCCTACACCCACCCCTGGACGCCGGCCAACTTCAGCGACTCGATGATCGCCGGCTACCACTGCCAATGCCTGGTGGCCCCGGCCGCCGTGCCCGACGAGGCCGCGACGGCGCGGCGGCCACGCGCGCTCTGGGGCCGGCGGGCCGCGCAGGCCGGCGTCGAGACGCTGATCGGCTATTTCGTCGCCATGAAGGGCGTCGACGAGGTGCACCTCCTCAACATCACCGTGGCGCCGGCCTTCCAGGGCCAGGGCTGGGCGCCGCTGATGCTGGAGGCGCTGTCGGGCTGGTCGCGCGGCCAGAACGCGCAGTGGCTCTGGCTCGAGGTGCGGGCCAGCAACCTGCGGGCACTGGCCATCTACGAGCGCCACGGCTTCCGGCGCGTGGGCATGCGCAAGGGCTACTACCCGGCCGACGGCCATGCACGCGAGGACGCGGTGGTGATGAGCCTGCGCCTCAATGAATCCAGCAGCGCCTGGGGCAGCTTGAAATAG